The DNA window AGCAGGAATCGTCGGGTTGCCCAATGTGGGCAAGTCTACACTGTTTAATGCCATTACGCAGGCTGGGGCAGAGTCAGCCAATTACCCCTTTTGTACCATAGACCCAAACGTAGGGATTGTCCAGGTGCCTGATCAGCGTCTGGACAAGCTGGCCGAGATTGTGCATACAGAGCGCATCATTCCCACTGCCTATGAATTTGTGGATATTGCTGGCTTGGTGAAGGGGGCCAGCCGCGGAGAGGGATTGGGCAACAAGTTTTTGGCCAATATTCGCGAAGTGGATGCCATTGCCCATGTGGTTCGTTGTTTTGAAGATGAGAATATTACCCATGTGGCTGGTCAGGTGGATCCCATTGCTGATATTGAAACGATCAACCTGGAGCTCATTTTTGCCGATTTGGAGTCAGTGGAAAAACGGATCACCCGTGTGCAAAAGATGGCTAAAGCTGGCGACAAGACGGCTAAACAAGAATTAGAGGTGTTAGAGCGGCTCAAGCAAGCTTTTGAAGCAGGACAAACGGCACGCAGCCTGAACCTGTCCGCAGAGGAACAGGCTTTGATTAGGGACTTGCACTTGCTCACGCTAAAACCTGTGCTGTACGTGGCTAACGTCAGTGAAGGGGAGATCGGCCGTACAGCAGACAATACCCATGTGCAGCGGGTCAAGAAATTTGCTGCTCATGATTTGGCCGAAGTGGTGACGATTTGCGCTAAGGTAGAAGCGGAAATCGCTGAGCTGGAAGGGGAAGACAGGGCATTATTTTTAGAGGAGCTTGGCATTGAAGAATCCGGCCTGGATCAATTGATTAAAGCGACGTATAAACTGTTGGGTCTGATCACCTACTTTACGGCTGGGGAAAAAGAGGTGCGGGCCTGGACGATTAAGCAGGGGACAAAAGCACCACAAGCAGCCGGAAAGATCCATTCAGATTTTGAAAAAGGGTTTATTCGTGCCGAAGTGATCCATTATGACGATTTGGTGACAGCGGGTTCCATGACAGAAGCCAAAGAAAAAGGGCTGTTGCGTCTGGAAGGAAAAGAGTATGTGGTTCAAGACGGTGATGTAATGCATTTCCGCTTTAATGTCTAAACTGAATGCATAAAGTGGCACTTGTGTTCGCCTGTGCTTTTTGTTAAAATGACGTTATGCGAGCAAAGGGTATTAATGTTCTTTCTCGCTCCTTGTTCCCATATGGGGACCGTTAGTCCAAAAGGAGGTGAATGTGGATGCGTGCCTACGAATTAATGTACATCGTACGTCCTGACATTGATGAGGAATCCACAAAAGCCGTGATTGAACGTTTTCAAAACGTGATTAAAGATAACGGCGGTGAAGTGGAAAAGGTGGACGAAATGGGCAAACGTCGCCTGGCTTATGAAATTAACGGCTACAATGATGGCTACTATGTTGTCGTTAACTTTAAGTCCGACGTTAATCTCGTCTCTGAGCTGGAACGTCAATTGCGTTTGAACGATAACGTGATTCGTCACCTTGTCGTCAAGGAAGACGAGTAATCCGTATTTTTGGGGGAGGGGATGTTATGTTAAATCGGATTATTCTCATTGGACGTCTGACGCGGGATCCTGAATTGCGCTACACGCCCAACGGGGTTGCGGTGACCACGTTTACCCTGGCTGTGGACCGGCCGTTTACCAACCAGCAGGGGGAACGGGAAGCGGATTTTATTAATATTGTCACCTGGCGCGGGTTAGCCGAAACATGTGCCAATTATTTAAAGAAAGGGCGCTTAACCGCTGTTGAAGGGCGTTTACAAATCCGCAATTATGAAAATAATGAGGG is part of the Caldalkalibacillus uzonensis genome and encodes:
- the rpsF gene encoding 30S ribosomal protein S6, coding for MRAYELMYIVRPDIDEESTKAVIERFQNVIKDNGGEVEKVDEMGKRRLAYEINGYNDGYYVVVNFKSDVNLVSELERQLRLNDNVIRHLVVKEDE
- the ychF gene encoding redox-regulated ATPase YchF — its product is MLKAGIVGLPNVGKSTLFNAITQAGAESANYPFCTIDPNVGIVQVPDQRLDKLAEIVHTERIIPTAYEFVDIAGLVKGASRGEGLGNKFLANIREVDAIAHVVRCFEDENITHVAGQVDPIADIETINLELIFADLESVEKRITRVQKMAKAGDKTAKQELEVLERLKQAFEAGQTARSLNLSAEEQALIRDLHLLTLKPVLYVANVSEGEIGRTADNTHVQRVKKFAAHDLAEVVTICAKVEAEIAELEGEDRALFLEELGIEESGLDQLIKATYKLLGLITYFTAGEKEVRAWTIKQGTKAPQAAGKIHSDFEKGFIRAEVIHYDDLVTAGSMTEAKEKGLLRLEGKEYVVQDGDVMHFRFNV
- the ssb gene encoding single-stranded DNA-binding protein — encoded protein: MLNRIILIGRLTRDPELRYTPNGVAVTTFTLAVDRPFTNQQGEREADFINIVTWRGLAETCANYLKKGRLTAVEGRLQIRNYENNEGRRVYVAEVVADNVRFLESPREGSRSDMGTGGQNETRFDNDPFANDAEPIDISEDDLPF